The following are from one region of the Salvia splendens isolate huo1 chromosome 2, SspV2, whole genome shotgun sequence genome:
- the LOC121763229 gene encoding kinesin-like protein KIN-7E, with product MVSLSGEERDNSSAHEEKIYVAVRVRPLSDREISKNDSSEWECINNTTIVYKNTQLPGAYAFNRVFGFNAPTRLVYEESAKKIALSVLSGINSTIFAYGQTGSGKTFTMCGITECAIADIYQYTYKNHDRKFVLKFSAMEIYNEAVRDLLQSEATSLRLLDDPERGTIVDKLTEVTLKDANQLKGLLSVCQAQRRIGETSLNELSSRSHQILRLTVESEAVQLRGAQSSSALTASVNFVDLAGSERASQTLSAGTRLKEGGHINRSLLSLGTVIRKLSKGRTGHIPYRDSKLTRILQNSLGGNARTAIICTMSPAHSHVEQSRNTLHFANCAKQVRTNAQVNVVMSEKALVKQLQRELARMENELKKLHSHPNTGPNSTPALKEKEILIQKMDREIKELTNQRNLAQSRMENMLQHQTSRAWSHDGGSWTDEYPASEVSEFLDPLGFDVAPRGSQSGRYEGGVGGRNVDQFAENDDLLSSTMSPRVCIDKYFGPDPCQGWEKMAQAGFNSSDRRNSSSRNSITSTTSPRKPSSSPRNLSSSPSNHLSNASSPRTRERLSGRSLPSSDFSASDFSQKTERARECVLGRPSVSLDFNASDHSPKTDRTKSCEAILASIMNGPGREGTESPFLEKISGKKTLAALLRENSRRLSDAKIQSVSESLDRQDSGRYSDVKLHFISDSLSREDSFRLSDSTSVSDSLSRQDSGISDGRKQSNSDAHQSSARKQSNGAALSSQNSRVTARGKSLGTEKSIELPRKGYPENQQEKPKTVKQQAVETNKGRSVSSAAEGRTKKEKASEETAAGRAKKERTEEVADAKSKRETRSSGVEETAPSKVKKEESGADWKVQFERRKREIIELWDACHIPLVHRSYFYLLFKGDPSDAVYMEVEHRRLSFLKTGNKDAKDEVPSSPKALQREREMLSRRMLKKLTTKEREAIFQKWGIEVKSKQRRLQLCRKLWTDTNDMDHINESAAIVAKLAGLKEAGEAPKEMFGLSLVPKQTSAKSFSWRHPIPSII from the exons ATGGTATCGCTTAGTGGAGAAGAAAGAGATAATTCAAGTGCACATGAGGAGAAAATCTATGTTGCAGTTAGGGTTAGGCCTCTGAGTGATAGGGAAATCTCAAAGAATGATTCGTCGGAATGGGAATGCATCAACAACACCACTATCGTATACAAGAACACTCAACTTCCCGGTGCCTACGCCTTCA ATAGAGTTTTCGGGTTTAACGCTCCAACCAGACTTGTCTACGAGGAATCTGCCAAAAAGATTGCACTCTCTGTATTGAGTGGAATAAACT CAACTATCTTTGCATATGGCCAAACAGGCAGTGGAAAGACCTTCACCATGTGTGGAATCACAGAATGTGCAATTGCAGATATATATCAATACACATACAAG AATCACGACAGAAAGTTCGTTCTCAAATTTTCTGCCATGGAGATATATAATGAAGCAGTGAGAGATCTTCTCCAATCTGAAGCCACTTCTCTTAGACTTCTTGATGATCCAGAG AGAGGGACGATAGTCGATAAGCTCACAGAGGTGACCTTAAAGGACGCGAACCAGCTAAAAGGGCTGTTATCTGTCTGTCAAG CTCAAAGGCGAATAGGCGAGACTAGCCTCAACGAACTCAGCTCTCGATCTCACCAGATTCTGCGCttg ACTGTTGAAAGTGAAGCTGTTCAGCTCAGGGGAGCACAGAGTTCGAGTGCTTTAACAGCTTCAGTG aattttgttgatcttgctgGGAGTGAACGTGCTTCGCAAACGCTATCAGCCGGGACGCGACTCAAAGAAGGTGGCCACATAAACCGCAGTTTACTATCCCTCGGAACTGTTATTCGAAAGCTAAG CAAAGGAAGAACCGGGCACATTCCATACAGAGACTCGAAGCTGACGCGTATACTGCAGAACTCGTTGGGTGGCAACGCGAGGACGGCTATTATATGCACGATGAGCCCGGCTCACAGCCACGTCGAGCAATCTAGAAACACGCTTCACTTTGCCAACTGCGCGAAGCAAGTACGCACAAACGCGCAAGTGAACGTGGTGATGTCGGAGAAAGCACTGGTGAAGCAGCTCCAAAGGGAATTGGCTAGGATGGAGAATGAGTTGAAGAAGCTACATTCTCACCCCAACACTGGCCCAAATTCCACACCTGCACTCAAAGAgaaagaaattctcattcaaaAG ATGGACAGAGAGATTAAAGAGCTAACCAATCAACGCAATCTGGCTCAATCTCGAATGGAGAATATGCTGCAGCATCAAACATCCAGAGCCTGG AGTCATGACGGGGGTTCGTGGACGGATGAATATCCAGCATCAGAAGTTTCGGAGTTCTTGGATCCTCTGGGGTTTGATGTTGCACCGAGAGGGTCGCAGTCTGGGAGATACGAAGGCGGGGTTGGTGGCAGGAATGTGGATCAGTTCGCGGAGAACGATGACCTCTTGTCGAGTACCATGTCGCCCAGAGTGTGCATCGATAAGTACTTTGGTCCTGATCCGTGCCAAGGATGGGAGAAGATGGCTCAAGCAGGCTTCAATAGTTCAGATAGGAGAAACTCCTCGTCAAGAAACTCGATTACAAGTACTACTTCCCCGCGCAAGCCCTCGTCTTCTCCACGCAATCTCTCATCTTCTCCGAGCAATCACTTGTCAAATGCTTCCTCTCCACGCACCCGAGAGCGCCTCTCAG GGCGATCTCTTCCTTCGTCGGACTTCAGTGCATCTGATTTCAGTCAAAAAACAGAAAGGGCGCGAGAGTGCGTCTTAG GGCGACCTTCTGTTTCATTAGACTTCAACGCATCTGATCACAGTCCAAAAACAGATAGAACCAAAAGCTGTGAAGCAATACTGGCATCGATCATGAACGGACCAGGCCGAGAAGGGACTGAATCACCGTTTCTGGAGAAGATTTCTGGTAAAAAGACACTGGCTGCTTTGCTCAGAGAGAACTCACGAAGACTCTCCGATGCAAAGATACAGTCTGTTAGTGAATCTCTGGACAGACAGGACTCTGGGAGGTATTCCGATGTGAAGCTGCATTTCATTAGTGATTCTCTGTCCAGAGAGGACTCGTTCAGGCTTTCCGATTCAACTTCTGTTAGCGATTCTCTATCCAGACAAGACTCCGGGATCTCTGATGGGAGAAAGCAATCTAACAGTGATGCTCATCAGTCCAGTGCAAGAAAACAGTCAAATGGTGCTGCTCTGTCCAGCCAAAACTCCCGAGTTACAGCAAGAGGGAAATCCCTAGGCACGGAGAAGAGCATTGAGTTGCCACGTAAAGGCTACCCGGAGAATCAACAGGAGAAACCTAAGACAGtgaagcaacaggctgtg GAAACGAACAAGGGAAGGTCGGTAAGCAGTGCTGCAGAAGGCAGAACTAAGAAGGAGAAGGCTTCTGAAGAAACTGCAGCTGGGAGAGCTAAGAAGGAAAGAACAGAAGAAGTTGCAGATGCCAAGAGCAAGAGGGAAACAAGATCAAGTGGCGTTGAAGAGACTGCACCTAGCAAAGTTAAGAAGGAAGAAAGTGGTGCAGATTGGAAGGTCCAGTTCGAGAGGAGGAAAAGAGAAATCATCGAGCTCTGGGACGCGTGCCACATTCCTCTTGTCCACAGGAGCTACTTTTACCTGCTATTCAAAGGAGATCCATCGGATGCGGTGTACATGGAGGTAGAGCATCGCCGGCTTTCTTTCCTAAAAACAGGAAACAAAGATGCAAAAGACGAGGTTCCATCAAG CCCAAAGGCTCTGCAACGTGAGCGGGAGATGCTGAGCAGGCGGATGCTGAAGAAGCTCACAACAAAGGAGAGAGAAGCTATATTCCAGAAGTGGGGCATAGAGGTGAAATCAAAACAGAGAAGGCTGCAGCTGTGCCGAAAGCTGTGGACTGATACCAACGACATGGATCACATCAACGAGAGCGCTGCAATCGTGGCCAAGCTGGCGGGGCTGAAGGAAGCAGGGGAAGCCCCCAAAGAAATGTTTGGGCTCAGCTTAGTACCCAAACAGACCAGCGCCAAGTCATTTAGCTGGAGGCACCCCATTCCTTCCATCATCTGA
- the LOC121759208 gene encoding uncharacterized protein LOC121759208: protein MGAMAPPPHWIPEDDLLLKNAVEAGASLESLAKGAVQFSRRYTVQELQDHWLSLLYDPVVSEEASENMIAAERFGVINQLPPNKFGVRDIACIAGKRKAESVREYYYAMRKRIRIEPLDMGGISLASEPGYSNFRDGNEFLYGDCEVGNPASNILGAQGPDYSIRPTSLAEFGPHAAESTENGPMPSFGGVLNHGQEDLDGEYVSNNLLYTYEENISLTGDCSEIPGFVQSNDLPRSELGDQSFHNFECSPPLPHMPIRHGSQEISAAHSNLKLEAPLPCDSMIDMASSTQEYLDVLFDLSDDEGLLYMDNDGNEGIEKSYLEGLSSLILDSPYLCDLSGSGPGEASVVADGHLVDRGDILDGGSYNDLCDQKEVSAAQLLASQSTMKVGPEYRNGVICCTLNTEDPDIPSNDDVFLPYRFPSPTNSSGAHWALHDLSYLGSSSRKNFSSTSSAKGGHLAMKSTQKDSSVPSVRMGSFYQSDAGLRCRKDHGVKFKLPESSIQHSTLREAGNSDSSNHASLANVNANNFVTGAKGGPPEKVHRKNLGFKSLGPCQDKHKSSLDIHQSLQKDSVGTRSGMDGVAEIPNNGSSNVDLIFQQTDAPKAIDHSLLSDQEELLSENEFDVPYFSDVEAMILDMDLFQDEFDLYTNPEVQRFQLEETKRTIIRLEQAADAFTQRAIVSQGAFAVLYGRFSRHLIKKTEVLLGRATDDVKVDIDLGREKNGGKISRRQATMKMDTNGTFHLKNLGRTPIYVNGTDVASGQSLDLTSGCLIEVRGLAFVFETNRKMIKQYIDSSAGRVLEGYKRR from the exons ATGGGGGCTATGGCTCCGCCTCCTCACTGGATTCCTGAAGACGACTTGCTGCTCAAAAATGCCGTTGAG GCTGGTGCTTCTTTGGAATCTCTAGCTAAAGGTGCTGTGCAATTTTCTCGGCGGTATACTGTACAGGAGCTGCAAGATCACTGGCTTTCTCTTCTCTATGATCCCGTTGTTTCTGAAGAGGCATCAGAAAACATGATTGCGGCCGAACGTTTTGGGGTAATAAATCAATTGCCACCTAATAAGTTTGGAGTAAGAGATATAGCTTGCATTGCAGGGAAGAGAAAAGCTGAAAGTGTCCGAGAGTATTATTATGCCATGCGTAAAAGAATCCGTATTGAACCATTAGATATGGGAGGAATCAGTCTTGCATCTGAGCCTGGTTATTCTAACTTCAGAGATGGTAATGAATTCTTGTATGGAGATTGCGAAGTTGGCAATCCAGCTTCAAATATTCTGGGAGCTCAAGGCCCAGATTACAGCATTAGGCCTACTTCCTTAGCTGAATTTGGGCCGCATGCTGCTGAGTCAACTGAAAATGGTCCCATGCCCTCTTTCGGTGGTGTTCTAAATCATGGGCAAGAAGATCTTGATGGGGAATATGTGTCAAACAACCTTCTCTATACATATGAAGAGAATATATCATTAACTGGGGATTGCAGTGAGATCCCTGGATTTGTCCAATCAAATGATTTGCCTCGTTCAGAACTTGGTGACCAGTCATTTCATAATTTTGAGTGTTCACCTCCTCTACCTCACATGCCTATTAGACATGGTTCCCAGGAAATTTCTGCAGCGCACTCAAACCTTAAATTGGAAGCTCCTCTACCTTGTGATAGCATGATAGATATGGCTTCTAGCACACAAGAATACCTTGATGTGTTGTTTGACCTTTCTGACGATGAAGGGCTACTCTACATGGATAATGATGGAAATGAGGGTATAGAAAAGTCTTATCTTGAGGGTTTGAGTTCACTTATATTGGATTCTCCCTATCTGTGCGATTTGTCTGGCTCAGGTCCAGGTGAGGCTTCAGTGGTTGCAGATGGACATTTAGTTGATAGAGGTGATATACTTGATGGGGGTTCATATAATGACCTCTGTGATCAGAAGGAAGTTTCAGCTGCACAACTATTAGCCTCGCAATCTACTATGAAAGTAGGTCCGGAATATCGTAATGGAGTCATTTGTTGCACATTAAATACCGAAGACCCAGATATTCCTAGCAATGATGATGTTTTTCTTCCCTATCGGTTTCCTTCTCCAACTAATTCCTCAGGGGCTCACTGGGCATTGCATGACCTTAGCTATCTAGGGTCCTCATCACGTAAGAATTTCTCTAGCACTTCCAGTGCAAAAGGAGGACATCTTGCAATGAAAAGCACCCAGAAAGATTCATCTGTCCCTTCTGTCAGGATGggatcattctatcagtcagatGCAGGTTTAAGATGCCGAAAAGATCATGGAGTTAAATTCAAATTGCCTGAGAGTAGCATCCAGCACTCAACACTTAGAGAAGCTGGGAACAGTGACAGTTCGAATCATGCTAGTTTAGCAAATGTGAATGCCAACAATTTTGTCACTGGAGCTAAGGGAGGTCCACCAGAGAAGGTACATAGAAAGAATCTTGGTTTTAAGTCCCTTGGCCCTTGCCAAGACAAGCATAAAAGTAGTTTGGATATTCATCAAAGCCTTCAAAAGGATTCTGTTGGCACTCGGAGTGGAATGGACGGCGTAGCTGAAATTCCAAATAATGGATCATCAAATGTCGACTTGATTTTCCAGCAAACGGATGCCCCAAaggcaattgatcactccctaCTGTCAGATCAGGAGGAGCTCTTGTCTGAGAATGAATTTGACGTGCCTTATTTTTCTGATGTAGAAGCAATG ATCCTAGATATGGATTTGTTTCAAGATGAATTTGATTTATACACCAATCCTGAAG TTCAGCGATTTCAACTTGAAGAAACGAAGAGAACAATCATAAGGCTGGAGCAGGCAGCTGATGCTTTCACACAGAGAGCCATTGTTAGTCAGGGTGCATTTGCTGTTTTATATGGGCGTTTCTCCAGACATTTGATAAAGAAAACTGAG GTGTTACTGGGTAGGGCAACAGATGATGTGAAAGTTGACATTGACTTgggaagagaaaaaaatggtgGTAAAATTTCTCGAAGACAG GCTACGATGAAGATGGACACGAATGGAACCTTCCATTTGAAGAACCTCGGAAGAACACCAATTTACGTGAATGGCACAGATGTAGCCTCTGGACAGAGCCTAGACCTTACTTCTGGCTGTCTCATTGAG GTGAGGGGACTGGCCTTTGTGTTTGAGACCAACCGTAAAATGATAAAGCAATACATCGATAGCTCTGCAGGACGGGTTTTAGAAGGTTATAAACGTCGATGA
- the LOC121765124 gene encoding protein EXPRESSION OF TERPENOIDS 1-like, with translation MSGFFSLGGGKDHHHHQQQNQDTENNNNNSVFVLRNQEIYNKGFELWQQYYQLHQRVKDTTTTDEAYYAHHRSSSSSSAPVMRRSGDGANCQDCGNQAKKDCVHLRCRTCCKSRGFDCQTHVKSTWVPSAKRRERHMALTAGADINNNSKRIRESHVTAAPAVRLPTSGFEVGQFPAEVSSPAVFRCVRVSAVDEAEQHYAYQTALSIGGHVFKGILYDQGGESSSSASLDLIANASNSQMTVVDPSVYPTPLNAFMAGTQFFPPPRP, from the exons ATGTCTGGGTTTTTTTCACTAGGAGGAGGCAAAGATCATCATCACCACCAACAACAAAATCAAGATACAGAAAACAATAACAACAACAGTGTGTTTGTGTTGAGAAACCAAGAGATCTACAACAAGGGTTTCGAGCTATGGCAGCAGTACTACCAGCTCCACCAACGAGTCAAAGACACTACTACCACTGATGAAGCCTACTACGCTCATCACAgatcatcctcatcctcatcggCGCCGGTGATGCGCCGCTCCGGCGATGGGGCCAACTGCCAAGACTGCGGCAACCAAGCCAAGAAAGACTGCGTGCATCTCCGCTGCAGGACCTGCTGCAAGAGCCGCGGCTTCGACTGCCAGACCCACGTCAAGAGCACGTGGGTCCCCTCAGCCAAGCGCCGTGAGCGCCATATGGCCCTCACGGCCGGAGCtgatattaataataattccAAGCGGATCAGAGAGAGCCACGTCACCGCAGCTCCCGCTGTCCGCTTGCCAACTTCAG GGTTTGAGGTGGGGCAGTTTCCGGCGGAGGTGAGCTCTCCGGCGGTTTTCCGGTGCGTTAGAGTGAGCGCGGTGGACGAGGCCGAGCAGCATTACGCGTATCAGACGGCTCTGAGCATCGGCGGCCATGTTTTCAAGGGAATTCTGTACGATCAAGGCGGCGAGAGCTCCTCCTCCGCCTCTCTAGACCTCATCGCCAACGCCAGCAACTCACAAATGACGGTGGTGGATCCTTCCGTTTATCCGACCCCACTCAACGCCTTTATGGCGGGAACGCAGTTCTTCCCGCCACCAAGACCTTGA
- the LOC121759214 gene encoding probable GTP-binding protein OBGC2 isoform X1: MLSSVPQQRSSSILSLPSNRISQASLSAFSSQLYHINRKLIVKKNYQGILINCALAKVKNSPSPNSDILVKERHKYFDEVIITVRAGDGGHGAILNLPSQNGSAKSVGIFDKARTKKKASYKRDFDGSIILPVGGHGGDVIIYADESKDTLLDFHKKSRYNAKRGGNVDAMGVFSSQTRSGLAAPVLRIPVPLGTVVKQKRGKLLADLAQPGDEVLVAKGGQGGISLLELPEHRRNKMMDFTTNILRDDSDKVLAVGRPGEEVSLQLILRVVADVGLVGLPNAGKSTLLAATTLAKPDIADYPFTTLMPNLGRLNGDPSLGAGQFSSAATLADLPGLIEGAHLGKGLGRNFLRHLRRTRLLVHVIDAAAEDPVQDYRTVKEELRMYNPEYLERPYIVVLNKIDIPEAMERLPNLTAEIWKIGCDVMELQNDDTSGREASHLANDSDQIDIDSQEKKVKTIEEYQRPLAVIGVSVLTGIRINEMLKEIRVALRSCQ; this comes from the exons ATGCTGTCATCGGTACCTCAGCAGCGTTCATCTTCAATCCTCAGCTTGCCGTCGAATAGAATTTCGCAGGCTTCCCTTTCTGCTTTCTCATCTCAACTCTACCATATCAATAG GAAATTGATTGTGAAAAAGAATTACCAAGGCATTTTGATTAATTGTGCACTTGCTAAAGTAAAAAATTCACCTTCACCAAACTCTGATATACTGGTCAAGGAGCGCCACAAATACTTTGATGAAGTGATTATCACTGTCCGGGCCGGAGATGGAGGTCACGGTGCCATTCTCAATCTGCCCAGCCAGAACGGTTCTGCCAAGTCAGTAGGGATATTTGACAAAGCAAGAACAAAGAAGAAGGCCTCATATAAGAGAGATTTTGATGGTTCAATTATCCTTCCCGTGGGCGGGCATGGCGGTGATGTCATAATTTATGCCGATGAGAGTAAAGATACGTTGTTGGATTTTCACAAGAAGAGCCGGTATAATGCTAAACGAGGTGGAAATGTCGATGCAATGGGTGTTTTTTCTTCCCAAACCCGTAGTGGACTTGCTGCTCCTGTGCTTCGTATTCCAGTGCCTCTCG GGACTGTTGTTAAGCAAAAAAGAGGAAAGCTTCTGGCTGATTTAGCTCAGCCAGGTGACGAAGTTTTGGTTGCGAAGGGCGGACAAGGAGGG ATTAGCTTGTTGGAATTGCCAGAGCATAGGAGGAATAAGATGATGGATTTTACCACTAATATACTGAGAGATGACAGTGACAAG GTTTTAGCTGTCGGTCGACCTGGAGAAGAAGTTAGTCTTCAATTGATACTAAGAGTTGTTGCTGATGTTGGTCTTGTG GGACTCCCAAATGCTGGAAAGTCTACCCTGTTAGCAGCTACCACACTTGCAAAGCCTGACATAGCTGACTATCCTTTTACGACCTTAATGCCTAACCTAGGACGCCTTAATGGTGATCCCAGTTTAGGGGCTGGTCAATTTTCATCTGCGGCCACATTAGCAGATTTGCCTGGCCTCATTGAAGGTGCTCATCTTGGAAAG GGCCTAGGTCGGAACTTTTTGAGGCATTTGAGGAGGACTAGGTTGTTGGTTCATGTTATTGATGCAGCTGCGGAGGATCCAGTGCAAGACTACAGGACAGTGAAAGAG GAATTGCGCATGTACAATCCTGAATACCTTGAACGACCATACATTGTTGTACTAAATAAGATTGACATTCCTGAG GCAATGGAAAGGCTTCCAAATTTAACTGCAGAAATATGGAAGATTGGATGTGATGTGATGGAATTGCAGAATGATGATACATCTGGAAGAGAAGCTTCTCATTTGGCCAATGACAGTGACCAAATTGATATTGATTCTCAGGAGAAGAAGGTGAAAACAATTGAAGAATATCAACGGCCTTTGGCTGTTATTGGTGTTAGTGTCTT GACGGGTATACGGATCAACGAGATGCTAAAGGAGATAAGGGTGGCCTTGCGCAGTTGTCAATGA
- the LOC121759214 gene encoding probable GTP-binding protein OBGC2 isoform X2 produces MLSSVPQQRSSSILSLPSNRISQASLSAFSSQLYHINRKLIVKKNYQGILINCALAKVKNSPSPNSDILVKERHKYFDEVIITVRAGDGGHGAILNLPSQNGSAKSVGIFDKARTKKKASYKRDFDGSIILPVGGHGGDVIIYADESKDTLLDFHKKSRYNAKRGGNVDAMGVFSSQTRSGLAAPVLRIPVPLGTVVKQKRGKLLADLAQPGDEVLVAKGGQGGISLLELPEHRRNKMMDFTTNILRDDSDKVLAVGRPGEEVSLQLILRVVADVGLVGLPNAGKSTLLAATTLAKPDIADYPFTTLMPNLGRLNGDPSLGAGQFSSAATLADLPGLIEGAHLGKGLGRNFLRHLRRTRLLVHVIDAAAEDPVQDYRTVKEELRMYNPEYLERPYIVVLNKIDIPEIVINSVL; encoded by the exons ATGCTGTCATCGGTACCTCAGCAGCGTTCATCTTCAATCCTCAGCTTGCCGTCGAATAGAATTTCGCAGGCTTCCCTTTCTGCTTTCTCATCTCAACTCTACCATATCAATAG GAAATTGATTGTGAAAAAGAATTACCAAGGCATTTTGATTAATTGTGCACTTGCTAAAGTAAAAAATTCACCTTCACCAAACTCTGATATACTGGTCAAGGAGCGCCACAAATACTTTGATGAAGTGATTATCACTGTCCGGGCCGGAGATGGAGGTCACGGTGCCATTCTCAATCTGCCCAGCCAGAACGGTTCTGCCAAGTCAGTAGGGATATTTGACAAAGCAAGAACAAAGAAGAAGGCCTCATATAAGAGAGATTTTGATGGTTCAATTATCCTTCCCGTGGGCGGGCATGGCGGTGATGTCATAATTTATGCCGATGAGAGTAAAGATACGTTGTTGGATTTTCACAAGAAGAGCCGGTATAATGCTAAACGAGGTGGAAATGTCGATGCAATGGGTGTTTTTTCTTCCCAAACCCGTAGTGGACTTGCTGCTCCTGTGCTTCGTATTCCAGTGCCTCTCG GGACTGTTGTTAAGCAAAAAAGAGGAAAGCTTCTGGCTGATTTAGCTCAGCCAGGTGACGAAGTTTTGGTTGCGAAGGGCGGACAAGGAGGG ATTAGCTTGTTGGAATTGCCAGAGCATAGGAGGAATAAGATGATGGATTTTACCACTAATATACTGAGAGATGACAGTGACAAG GTTTTAGCTGTCGGTCGACCTGGAGAAGAAGTTAGTCTTCAATTGATACTAAGAGTTGTTGCTGATGTTGGTCTTGTG GGACTCCCAAATGCTGGAAAGTCTACCCTGTTAGCAGCTACCACACTTGCAAAGCCTGACATAGCTGACTATCCTTTTACGACCTTAATGCCTAACCTAGGACGCCTTAATGGTGATCCCAGTTTAGGGGCTGGTCAATTTTCATCTGCGGCCACATTAGCAGATTTGCCTGGCCTCATTGAAGGTGCTCATCTTGGAAAG GGCCTAGGTCGGAACTTTTTGAGGCATTTGAGGAGGACTAGGTTGTTGGTTCATGTTATTGATGCAGCTGCGGAGGATCCAGTGCAAGACTACAGGACAGTGAAAGAG GAATTGCGCATGTACAATCCTGAATACCTTGAACGACCATACATTGTTGTACTAAATAAGATTGACATTCCTGAG ATAGTCATAAACTCAGTGTTGTAA